The following coding sequences are from one Humulus lupulus chromosome X, drHumLupu1.1, whole genome shotgun sequence window:
- the LOC133804559 gene encoding pentatricopeptide repeat-containing protein At1g34160, producing the protein MAYLDTLLQRRSSLSHSHFKQLHSHLLTTGLFHLRPTATTKLLELIAISPSAVDLSYASHIFPCIPFPSTNDWNAILRGLAQSPHPTNAISWFRTMSRAAPIRADALTCSFALKACARALARSEAGQIQSQVVRFGFGADMLLQTTLLDVYAKVGDIECARKVFDEMGKRDIASWNALIIGLAQGSRSTEAIDMFKRMREELGGLKPNEVTVLGALSACSQLGAFREGEEIHEYIMAEKLDMNVIVCNAVVDMYGKCGFVEKAYGVFSSMKCKKNLVTWNTMIMAFAMDGNADKALELFGQMKEAGVQPDAVSYLGALCGCNHAGLVDEGVRLFYSMAECGLEPNVKHYGSVVDLMGRAGRLEEAYEIINSMPTSPDVVLWQTLLGASKTYGNVEMAEIASQKLMEMGSSSCGDFVLLSNVYAAHKRWDDVGRVRQAMKKKDVKKIPGFSYTEVKGVIHKFVNGDQSHEKWREIYAKMDEIQLKMRAFGYVASTNNVLHDIGEEDKENALSHHSEKLAVAFGLISTSEGTPIQVIKNLRICGDCHMVIKLISKIFKREIIVRDRARFHRFKEGLCSCKDYW; encoded by the coding sequence ATGGCCTACTTGGACACCTTGTTGCAGAGGCGCAGCTCTCTCTCCCACTCCCACTTCAAGCAGCTCCATTCCCACCTCCTAACCACCGGCCTCTTCCACCTCCGCCCCACCGCCACCACCAAACTCCTCGAACTCATCGCCATTTCTCCCTCCGCCGTCGACCTCTCCTACGCCTCCCACATCTTCCCCTGCATCCCCTTCCCTTCCACCAACGACTGGAACGCCATCCTCCGGGGCCTCGCTCAGAGCCCCCACCCCACCAACGCCATCTCATGGTTCCGGACCATGTCACGCGCCGCGCCTATCAGGGCCGACGCTCTCACGTGCTCCTTCGCTCTCAAGGCCTGCGCACGTGCTTTGGCTCGTTCCGAGGCCGGGCAAATCCAGTCCCAGGTGGTTCGGTTCGGGTTCGGTGCGGACATGTTGTTGCAGACTACTCTGCTCGACGTTTACGCGAAAGTTGGCGACATTGAGTGTGCTCGGAAGGTGTTCGATGAAATGGGTAAGAGAGATATTGCCTCGTGGAATGCTTTGATTATTGGTTTGGCTCAAGGGAGTCGATCCACTGAAGCTATAGATATgtttaagagaatgagagaagaaTTGGGTGGTCTTAAGCCTAATGAAGTCACTGTTCTGGGTGCTCTCTCGGCATGTTCGCAGTTGGGGGCTTTCAGAGAAGGAGAAGAGATTCATGAGTATATAATGGCGGAGAAGCTTGACATGAATGTGATAGTTTGTAATGCAGTTGTCGATATGTATGGGAAATGCGGGTTTGTGGAGAAAGCATATGGAGTTTTCAGTAGTATGAAATGTAAGAAAAATCTTGTGACATGGAATACAATGATCATGGCATTTGCTATGGATGGCAATGCTGATAAAGCGCTCGAGCTTTTCGGGCAAATGAAGGAAGCCGGTGTGCAACCGGATGCAGTGTCATATCTTGGCGCTTTGTGTGGTTGTAATCATGCAGGGCTGGTAGATGAAGGGGTTAGGCTGTTTTATTCTATGGCTGAGTGTGGTTTGGAGCCTAATGTGAAGCATTATGGGAGTGTTGTTGACTTAATGGGCAGAGCTGGGAGGCTTGAAGAAGCTTATGAAATAATAAACTCGATGCCCACTTCACCTGATGTGGTGCTATGGCAGACTTTGCTAGGTGCTTCCAAGACTTATGGGAATGTAGAAATGGCGGAAATTGCATCACAGAAGCTAATGGAAATGGGATCCAGCAGTTGTGGCGATTTTGTTTTGTTATCGAATGTTTATGCTGCTCATAAGCGATGGGACGATGTAGGGAGGGTTAGGCAGGCTATGAAGAAAAAGGATGTGAAGAAGATACCGGGTTTTAGCTACACAGAAGTCAAAGGTGTTATTCACAAGTTCGTTAATGGCGATCAAAGCCACGAGAAATGGCGCGAGATTTATGCTAAGATGGATGAGATACAGTTGAAAATGAGAGCCTTTGGCTATGTGGCTAGTACTAATAATGTGTTGCATGATATTGGGGAGGAGGACAAGGAGAATGCATTGAGTCATCATAGTGAGAAGTTGGCAGTGGCATTTGGTTTGATTAGTACAAGTGAGGGAACCCCAATTCAAGTGATTAAGAACCTTAGAATATGTGGGGATTGTCATATGGTAATCAAACTCATTTCGAAGATTTTTAAGCGGGAAATTATTGTGCGTGATCGAGCACGATTTCACAGGTTTAAAGAAGGTTTGTGTTCTTGCAAAGATTATTGGTGA